The sequence TCGTCATAACCTTCGCGATCACGCGGGGCATCGACCCCTCCCTCCGGAGCATCCTCGCCATCTGCGGAAGGATCGAGGAAGGAGACACACTGTCCCGCATTGACAGAACGAAAGTGACGACGCGCGAGTTCGCTCTTATCGCGTCGTCCATCAACAGGATGCTTGACTCCATCTCCGAGAGGGAGAAGACCATACGTGATAACATGGCGAAGATAGGGGCGATCAACGCCGAGCTCGAGGACAAGAGCGCCACCATCCGGCAGGACCGGATGCGTTTCCTGTCTATCCTGGAAACGGTGGACAAGGGAGTCGTCGCCGTGGACCACGAAGGCATCATCATTTACTGCAACAGGGCCGCGGCGGCCGTCACGGGAACGGACCCGGCGACCGCCCTGGGTGACACGTGGAAGAACCTCTTCCCGTCACTCGATATCTCCGGCGACGACCACACCGCCCTGCAGGAGCTTGTAATTCCGCGGGAGGGTTCCGCCGAGCCTCTGTATCTCAAGGTCCTTGTTTCGCCCTGGTCCCTGGAGAATGCGCCCCAGGGCCGCATCCTGCTCATTCAGGACATATCGAGGGAGAAGAGGATAGAGGAGGTGAAGGCGGATTTCGTCTCGGCTATAAACCACGACATACGGTCCTTTCTCGTTCCCGTTTCGGGTTTCCTCGGCAGGATCCTTGAGGGGAAGTACGGCCCTCTCGAAGGTGCCGTCAGGGAGCGGCTGCTCGGTATCGCCGACAACATATCGAAGATCCACCACCTTGTGGAGAACTACCTGAACGTGTCCAGGATCGAGTCGGGAGGCCTCGACCTCGAGATCGGGCCCGTCGACATGGGCGAGATCATACGCGGTATCGTCAAAGTGTATGGGCCCAGGGTCGTTTTCACCGATGGCGCGGCCCCCCATACCCTCGTTCTTGCCGACAGGGACCACATCGAAAGGGTCATCACGAACCTTGTCGTCAACGCCATCAAATTCTCGCCCGAGGGCTCGGAGGTCAGGATAGGGACCCGCTTGGACGACGCCGCTCTCGTGACCTTTGTTGAGGACAGGGGTGTCGGGATACCAGCCGAAGAGCTTCCCTTCATTTTCGAGAAATACCGCCGCGGAAGCCTGGGAAGAGGGGAAGAGGGAAGCGGGCTGGGCCTCTTCATCGTGAAGTCCGTCGTAGAGGCTCACGGGGGGTCCATCCGCGTAGAGAGCACCCCCGGCAGGGGAAGCACTTTCTTCTTCTCCCTCCCTCTCTTCAGAGGCGAGATATAAGGGTTCACAAAGCTCAACATTTAAAAATTTGACTTTTCTTCGCTACCTATTTATAATCACACGATGCGAAAAATTGTAATTCTTTTACTGGTAATCGTTCTCGCTTCCTGCAGTTACATGCCCTGGGGTAAAAAGAAAGACGAGGATCCCGCCAAGACCGCGAAGAAGACCGATTCGGCCACCCAGAAAAAGCCTGCGCGGGGTGAACCGGAGGAGGTCAAGGAACCCGAGCTGGGCGACATCAAGGTCATCGACGGCGTCGAATACATCTACACCCGGAACCGCAAGTACATGTTGACCCCCTACGAGCCGCCCTACGTCTGGGTCCGGAAGGACCAGTACGCACCGGGTATCGGCGAGGCGCTTTCCTTCGGTATCGGCGGCAGCGGTCCCAGCAAGAAGGAGCGGGACGAGCTGGAGAGAAGGATCGCGAAACTGGAAGAGGAGCTGAAGAAGAAAGGCATCAATCCCCAGATGGCCTACCCGACGCAGATGGGATACATCCCCGTAGGTTTGGGATACATGCAGGGCCTCATTTCCTTCGAGTACCCGTCGCCCAAGATGAAGAGGCGGATCGTGGTGCTTCCCGTGACGGACAACACCAACTACAGATCGGAAGGCCTGGGGGAGCTGGCCACCAAGCGTCTCATATCACGCCTCGAGAGCACGGGGACGGTCATATGCGTCGACCCCAATTCGCTGAATGTCAGAGGGTCATACTTCGATACCGCCAACGCGAAGAAGATGAACGACGATTTCGGTGTTCAGGCGGTCCTGAAGACCACCCTTTCCGATGTCTATACGAGTTCATCGAGGATAGAAGGCAAGGATGAAAAGGAAACATCCTTTGCCATGTCGAAGCTTGCGATCGATGTCTTCAACACGGAGACAGGCAAGACGATGAAGCAGCTTTCCGGCAGGAACCCCATCTCCCTGTCCCGGGAAAAGGGAGACCTCAGCACCGAAAAGGCGAAGATCAAGGCGATCGACCTCGCGATCGAAATGATCGCGGAAGACGTCCTGAAGACCGTTCTCTCCATCGATTGGCATTCGCGCGTTGCCTCCGTTGACGGTGCGAAGGTCTACATCAACGCGGGACGGCTGTCCGGCCTGGAAAAGGGCAAGGTCCTCGAGGTCTATGCCCCTGGCGAAGAGGTCATCGATCCCAGGACGAAGCAGCCTCTCGGCAGAAAGAAAGGCGCCTACAAGGGGGAGCTGGAGGTCGTGGAGCTCTTCGGCGTTGACGCGAGCTGGGCCAAGACCAACAAGGGCGGCAGTTTTTCCTCTACCGACCTCGTCTACGTCAAACAACAATAAAGCTTTAGGTGATGGGTTCCAGGTGATGGGTTATGGGGTTGGTGTGTTATGCGACCCCTTATTCCGCCCGTCATTTCCGTCCCGTTCCTTTCCTTTCAGCGGGAGATCGACGGTTATGCAGGTGCCGGCGCTGCCGGACCCGAAGATCTCGATCCTTCCGCCGATGAAAGAGACGCGTTCACGCATGCCAAGTATGCCCAGGGAGTTCCTGTCGGAGATCTGCTTTTTCGAGATGCCGCGGCCGTTGTCCCTCACCATCAGCTGGACGTTGTCTTCCCCGGCCTGCAGAGAGATCTCCACGCGTGTCGCCCCGGCATGGCGCATCACGTTTGTCAGGGCCTCCTGGAATATCCTGTAGAGCGCTATGCTTCGGTCCTTATCGATGTCCGTCACCGGGCCGTCGATAACGAGGCTCGTCGTTAAGCCGGTCTGGTCACGGAATTCCTTCAAGGCATGGTCGATGGCGGCGGCAAGGCCGAAATCATCGAGGACGACGGGTCTTAAGCCCGATGACACCCTTTGAATAGTCCTCGTTGCCTGCTTGACGAGGGTAAGGGCGGACGCGACCTTACCGAGCAGCCCCCTTTCGTGCACGGGTATCTTCTTGTTGAGCCAGTTGAGGTCCATGTTTATGACCGCGAGGATCTGGCCCAGGACGTCGTGCAGTTCCCGGGCGATGGCGGCCCGCTCGTTCTCCCTGACCTCCTCGATGTGGGCGGAGAGCCTGCGCAGCTCCTCGTAGGACGACCTGAGCCTTTCTTCGGTCAGACTGTGGTCCGTTATGTCCCGGATGGACTCTATCGCGCCGACCCTGTTGCCGTGCTCGTCGAGAAGGGCCGTCGCCGTTCCCCACAGACAGGCGCCCTTGCCATCATAGAGGGCTTGGGTGAAGGCCTCGGCGTAGATCGTGTGGCCGCTTCTCTTCACGTATATGTACTTGGAATCAGCGTTCTCGTCGGTCTCTCCGACCATGTCTATGAGAAGCTTCCTGCGCCATCCGTAAAAGGGGACGGCATAGGCATGGTCCGACTTTCCGATCATGTCCTTCTTGCTCACCCCGCTCATCTCTTCCATGGCGCGGTTCCAGGCGATCACCGTCCCTTCCCTGTCGATGACAAAGGTGGCATCGGGAAGGAACTCGATGATGTCCGAGAGCCTGCGCTCGGATTCCCTGAGCACCTGTTCCATCCTCTTGCGTTCGGTGATATCCCTGCCGATGAAAAGGACCAGCTTGCCGTGGTTCGTGTCTATAAGCTTCGCGGAGAAGAGCACGTTCTTCGCCTGGCCCCCCCTGTTTTCCAGTCGATTTCCACACCCTCGACACATTGCGTCTCGTAGAGCCTGTGTATGATCGCCTGCCTGTCTTCCTCGTGTACCCAGAAACCGAGTTCGACAGTGTTCTTCCCCAGAAGCTCTTCGCGGGAGTAGCCGGACCACGCTTCAAAGGCCTTGTTGGCATCGAGGACAACACCGGTGTCGGGCTCGGTCACTCCCATGGGGTCGGGAGCGAACTCAAAGAAGGAGTGGTAGAGGTCCCGGAATTCGGGCGCATATCCGCCGTTGTCCCGTTCCCCCTGCGCCTTTCCCTTTGCCGCGGACAAACCTTCCGTGGTCTTCGCTGGGTCCTTCATTGTGCCTCCGTCTCAGGTGAAACGGGCTCCCTTTCGTGGACATCGAGAGACCGCCCGAAAACCTGTCGCTTCAGTGAATTATCGCACGAATCTGCGGGAAGGTTTAGAAAAATCACTTCACGAGGGGCAGGACGGCCTTGAACTCGTCGGTACCGGCCTCGCGGAGTATCTCGTAGATGAACATTTCCGTGGAGGTGATGACGGCGCCGGCCTCGCGCATCCTTTCGATAGCGATCGACCTGTTGTCGGGCGATCTCGACGACACGGCATCGGCGACGATATGGACACTGAGGTGAGGCGGGGCGCAAATGGCGGTCTGCGCCACGCATATGTGGGCCTCGGCCCCGGCGATGATGAGGGTCTTTCGGCCGAGCCTCTCCACTTCGTCGCGGAACTCACCGTTCAGGAAGCAGTTGAAATGGACCTTTTCCACCGCGCTGAAACCGTTGACCAGGGAACGCACCTCCGGCACCGTCGGACCGAGTTTCCTTTGCTCCGTGAACAGGGAGGGAATGCCGCATATGCCGCAAAAGCGCGCCAGTCTCACCATGTTTGCGGTGACATTCTCCCTATCGTGCATGGCAGCCATCAGTTTTTCCTGCGCGTCGATGACCACGAGGACACAGTCTTTCCTGTCAACGAGACCACGACGCGCCGCAACCTTGTCTTTCGTCATTTGCCCCTCCATTGAAACGATCGCAGGCCTTTCAGGCCGCGCGGCTCATTCACAGGTCAACTCACAACCGGCAGAAAAGGTCTTGATGACGACATCTTTGTAACCGCCGCCGGGCTTGCGTGACAGGGACAGGACCACCGGGCGCCTGTTAAAGGACTCTTCCATGGTCCATTCACGGGACGCTCCGCTGTTCTTGAACACCACCTTCCTCGGATGGAACAACAGGTCGACCTCGTCGGAGCGCGACGCCTTGTCGATCTCCGCGAGCTTGTCCTGATCGGGGACCGTCACGGTGAAGTCGACGGCGAAGCGGTAAAAGGCAAAGGGCCGGGTCTCAATGAGTGATTCGTCGAATTCCCTGGCTATTTTGAGCTTCTCTTTGACCTCGGCAAGTCTCTCGTCGATCTTCCACACCTTTTTGACCTCGGACAACGGCATATTCCCCTGCTCAATAAACTGATGGGCCTTGCCGTCCTGCACCAGGATGTCGCCTCCAAAGGCCTGACCCGGCGCGGCTATCTCATACGTGAAAGAGGCCGGATTGCCGGCGAGATCGAGGGGCCGGTTCTGGATGCGGACGTCACCGGTCTTACGGTCATGGATCTCGGATTTGTAGGTCCATACGTTGGCGCTTTCCTGGGATATCTCGCTGCTGTCGATGGTAACCCCGAGACCGTTTTCCTTCCAGGAGTTGCCGGCAAGACCGAATTCCACCGCCAGGGTCGGGGAAGTATCGGTACTGTGAAAGAACGGGAGAGGACCGCTGAGGCGGAAGGAACGACTCGTTCCGGGAGCGATGGTGCAGCCAGGTTTGTTTTCATCCCTCAAAACCTCGGCGGTTTGAGGCTCGCCCGTCTTTTCAATGGCTTCCTCCTTATCGGATGAGCGGGAAGAACACCCGCAGAGCAAACAGGAACCAACGAGAAAGAGAAAAACGAAAACACAACATCTGTGCATGTACACGATTTTGCCTCCTTACTGTATCGAAGCGGGGGATTCCCGCCTTTGTCCTTTGCTTAGCATGCAGTGTACCACTTTTCCCGGACCGCGGGAAGATTCAAACTGGCGGGGCACGAAATAACGCGCGATATCAATAGGTTAGCTCTGTCGACCCGCAAGCCGTCGACTCCGGGGATGCCCTCCCCCACGGCCGCCTGCCTAAAATTGTCTTGA is a genomic window of Syntrophorhabdus sp. containing:
- a CDS encoding PAS domain S-box protein, giving the protein MSLYTKILLFFVALVVLLSVVTTYSGIHSIERIAVNELENGLTSDINLFSFSVDREFYQMETRLRQLATHRPLREAVSRRDTDRIREVFADLVDRENIDVLHLADNRMRPIVTLRSRRMDLPITIPPAASRATARGFIAIDTRDGVRPALFLSMPLEDLKVVLSELVILDNGSSLVRNLSDLLSRKRGEPVYISLFRDDKRMFSTIFSLTGMDTEDLPDEIRSALHEANRNYIGRTIIGKSRYYTIYKPSPYNEEGSEKWAYGIAVSENIFLPFKKRLLFVFVMISVLATSAVIVITFAITRGIDPSLRSILAICGRIEEGDTLSRIDRTKVTTREFALIASSINRMLDSISEREKTIRDNMAKIGAINAELEDKSATIRQDRMRFLSILETVDKGVVAVDHEGIIIYCNRAAAAVTGTDPATALGDTWKNLFPSLDISGDDHTALQELVIPREGSAEPLYLKVLVSPWSLENAPQGRILLIQDISREKRIEEVKADFVSAINHDIRSFLVPVSGFLGRILEGKYGPLEGAVRERLLGIADNISKIHHLVENYLNVSRIESGGLDLEIGPVDMGEIIRGIVKVYGPRVVFTDGAAPHTLVLADRDHIERVITNLVVNAIKFSPEGSEVRIGTRLDDAALVTFVEDRGVGIPAEELPFIFEKYRRGSLGRGEEGSGLGLFIVKSVVEAHGGSIRVESTPGRGSTFFFSLPLFRGEI
- a CDS encoding PAS domain S-box protein gives rise to the protein MLFSAKLIDTNHGKLVLFIGRDITERKRMEQVLRESERRLSDIIEFLPDATFVIDREGTVIAWNRAMEEMSGVSKKDMIGKSDHAYAVPFYGWRRKLLIDMVGETDENADSKYIYVKRSGHTIYAEAFTQALYDGKGACLWGTATALLDEHGNRVGAIESIRDITDHSLTEERLRSSYEELRRLSAHIEEVRENERAAIARELHDVLGQILAVINMDLNWLNKKIPVHERGLLGKVASALTLVKQATRTIQRVSSGLRPVVLDDFGLAAAIDHALKEFRDQTGLTTSLVIDGPVTDIDKDRSIALYRIFQEALTNVMRHAGATRVEISLQAGEDNVQLMVRDNGRGISKKQISDRNSLGILGMRERVSFIGGRIEIFGSGSAGTCITVDLPLKGKERDGNDGRNKGSHNTPTP
- a CDS encoding PAS domain S-box protein; the protein is MKDPAKTTEGLSAAKGKAQGERDNGGYAPEFRDLYHSFFEFAPDPMGVTEPDTGVVLDANKAFEAWSGYSREELLGKNTVELGFWVHEEDRQAIIHRLYETQCVEGVEIDWKTGGARRRTCSSPRSL
- a CDS encoding isochorismatase family protein, which gives rise to MTKDKVAARRGLVDRKDCVLVVIDAQEKLMAAMHDRENVTANMVRLARFCGICGIPSLFTEQRKLGPTVPEVRSLVNGFSAVEKVHFNCFLNGEFRDEVERLGRKTLIIAGAEAHICVAQTAICAPPHLSVHIVADAVSSRSPDNRSIAIERMREAGAVITSTEMFIYEILREAGTDEFKAVLPLVK